A single Sulfurimonas aquatica DNA region contains:
- a CDS encoding response regulator transcription factor, with amino-acid sequence MKTVLYSDDINLLSHWQKSLENLCDVYDDLDSLYEIKESIIIINFSACLPECSYVLAELNKNNNRVLILHRTPDFEVAKKMIHLGAFGYGNALMRDHFIVSAVNTIRDGMVWLYPEYTSQLIMEIRPKEENQDALLVSLTSREKEVALLLKDGLTYKDIAIKLDITPRTVKAHAQNTYAKLHVKDRVALALLLK; translated from the coding sequence ATGAAAACAGTACTCTATAGTGATGATATAAATTTACTTTCACACTGGCAAAAATCTCTTGAAAACCTATGTGATGTATATGATGACCTTGACTCTTTGTATGAGATAAAAGAGAGTATTATTATTATCAATTTTTCAGCTTGTTTACCCGAGTGTAGTTATGTTTTAGCCGAGCTAAATAAAAATAATAATAGAGTTTTAATCCTTCACAGAACACCTGACTTTGAAGTGGCAAAAAAGATGATCCATTTAGGTGCTTTTGGTTATGGAAATGCACTTATGCGAGACCATTTTATAGTCTCTGCAGTAAATACAATTAGAGATGGAATGGTCTGGCTCTATCCAGAATATACATCGCAACTAATTATGGAAATTAGACCAAAAGAAGAGAATCAAGATGCATTACTAGTTAGTTTAACATCAAGAGAAAAAGAGGTTGCTCTTCTTTTAAAAGATGGGCTTACCTATAAAGATATTGCAATTAAACTAGATATAACACCAAGAACGGTTAAGGCTCATGCTCAAAATACATATGCAAAACTTCATGTAAAAGATAGAGTAGCATTAGCACTTTTACTAAAGTAA